In one window of Ferriphaselus amnicola DNA:
- the bioD gene encoding dethiobiotin synthase, producing the protein MSYFVTGTDTGVGKTMISCALLHAFAAQGKRVVGMKPVAAGLDDEGRNEDVLALRSASNVSATPGQINPYSFYPAAAPHLAAQHVGVRIELARISTSFHELAGQADVVIVEGVGGFRVPLNDKQDTADLARELALPVILIVGIRLGCINHALLSADAIAASGLKCAGWVANCVTSGMTLQQENIDAIQQRLATPLLGVVEYQPQPDACIAARSLDLSLLND; encoded by the coding sequence ATGAGCTATTTCGTTACCGGCACTGACACGGGCGTGGGCAAGACGATGATCTCTTGCGCGCTGTTGCACGCGTTTGCAGCGCAGGGCAAGCGTGTGGTCGGCATGAAGCCGGTCGCGGCCGGGCTAGACGACGAGGGCAGGAACGAGGACGTGCTCGCCTTGCGCTCCGCCAGCAATGTGTCGGCTACACCGGGGCAGATCAATCCTTACAGTTTCTACCCAGCAGCAGCTCCCCATCTGGCGGCACAGCACGTCGGAGTACGCATCGAATTAGCGCGCATCTCCACTTCGTTCCACGAACTTGCCGGACAGGCGGACGTTGTCATTGTCGAGGGGGTGGGCGGATTTCGCGTGCCGCTGAACGATAAACAGGATACCGCCGACCTGGCTCGCGAATTAGCGCTACCGGTGATTCTGATCGTAGGCATACGCTTGGGCTGCATCAACCACGCCCTGCTGTCGGCGGATGCCATTGCTGCTTCTGGGCTAAAATGTGCAGGCTGGGTAGCGAATTGCGTGACATCAGGTATGACCTTGCAACAGGAGAACATCGACGCCATCCAACAACGGCTGGCCACGCCCTTGCTGGGCGTGGTCGAATATCAACCGCAACCTGACGCTTGTATCGCCGCTCGCTCACTGGATCTGAGTTTACTTAATGATTGA
- the bioH gene encoding pimeloyl-ACP methyl ester esterase BioH, which yields MSLHVETHGRGEPLLLIHGWGMHGGVWDNLVPRLAERFQVLVVDLPGHGRSPTGGDGSLDNIVSTFTAEFPEALNVCGWSLGGQIALRWAALYPAQIKQMVLVCSTPCFAERDDWLFGMEAATLQKFAAELEQNHTATLRRFLALQLRGSEQERELLAQLRARLFAHGEPDLAALRSGLEILRDADLRPLLPEILQPTLAIAGERDKLTSPVASYYLAQSMPNAQVVEIDGAAHAPFLSHSDIFIEHMTNFLHERI from the coding sequence ATGAGCTTGCATGTTGAAACTCACGGCAGAGGCGAACCACTCCTGCTGATCCACGGCTGGGGAATGCACGGTGGCGTGTGGGACAACCTCGTGCCTCGCTTGGCAGAGAGGTTTCAAGTACTGGTGGTGGATCTGCCGGGACATGGCCGCAGCCCCACCGGCGGTGATGGCAGCTTGGACAATATCGTCAGCACCTTCACCGCAGAATTTCCTGAAGCGCTAAACGTTTGTGGCTGGTCGCTGGGTGGGCAGATCGCTTTACGTTGGGCTGCGCTGTATCCGGCGCAGATCAAACAGATGGTGCTGGTGTGCAGCACCCCCTGCTTTGCCGAGCGTGATGATTGGCTGTTCGGCATGGAGGCTGCGACTTTGCAAAAATTCGCAGCCGAACTAGAGCAAAACCACACCGCCACTCTACGCCGTTTCCTCGCCTTACAGCTACGCGGCAGCGAACAAGAACGTGAGTTGTTGGCGCAACTACGCGCCCGTCTATTCGCCCACGGCGAACCGGATCTCGCCGCATTACGGAGCGGATTGGAGATTTTGCGCGATGCTGACCTCCGCCCGCTCCTACCCGAAATCTTGCAACCGACACTGGCGATCGCTGGCGAGCGCGACAAACTCACCTCACCCGTGGCGTCCTACTATCTGGCGCAATCCATGCCCAACGCACAGGTGGTCGAGATCGACGGCGCAGCCCATGCGCCCTTTCTCTCGCACTCGGACATCTTTATCGAACACATGACGAATTTCCTGCATGAACGAATTTGA
- a CDS encoding GGDEF domain-containing protein, producing the protein MDLTVMVAAKLMSEQKVSSIAIEHGGKKHIFSMEDLLEFVHAGGDLNTPLHETPIHMIDCLSEAERVLVAFELMERAGRRHLGVTDQAGNLVGIVTYSDILHSIDPSVLMERKTVGDIVARSAPVMFTADWILEDVAHHIKKQEDSIIVVESGRAVGIITAQDIFGLVTSGAAMDQSLAYYMTSPVITTPVNFSISNALLQLREFNIKRAIVVDEQDRVVGVLKQSELVGFAYGSWVNLIKSHTAELHELVEILEQRTRSLEKLTVTDVLTGLGNRRMLHLRMLEEIERMRRYGGDAFSLVILDIDRFKLINDKHGHLIGDEILKVIAGIMESLVRKTDTAVRWGGEEFAVLLANTKLVDATLFANRLREMVEHLSYQDDVSVSISAGVGEYSVNEDESSFFQRVDRALYRAKAQGRNLVEVDAGMES; encoded by the coding sequence TTGGATCTGACCGTTATGGTCGCAGCCAAGCTGATGAGCGAGCAAAAAGTTAGCTCCATTGCCATTGAACACGGCGGAAAAAAACACATCTTTTCCATGGAGGATTTGCTTGAATTTGTCCATGCTGGCGGCGACCTTAATACGCCGCTGCATGAAACACCTATCCATATGATCGACTGTCTGTCCGAGGCGGAGCGGGTGCTGGTCGCCTTTGAGTTGATGGAACGGGCTGGTCGGCGTCACTTGGGCGTGACCGATCAAGCAGGCAACCTAGTCGGCATCGTGACCTACAGCGACATTCTGCACTCGATCGACCCATCGGTACTAATGGAGCGAAAGACGGTAGGGGACATCGTCGCTCGATCCGCTCCCGTTATGTTCACGGCGGACTGGATATTGGAAGATGTGGCTCATCACATCAAGAAGCAAGAAGACTCCATCATCGTCGTCGAATCGGGTCGAGCGGTTGGCATCATTACCGCGCAAGACATCTTTGGCTTGGTCACGTCGGGGGCGGCCATGGATCAGTCACTTGCCTATTACATGACTAGTCCGGTAATTACCACACCGGTTAATTTCTCCATCAGCAATGCGCTGTTGCAACTGCGTGAGTTCAACATCAAGCGAGCAATTGTGGTGGATGAGCAGGATCGAGTAGTCGGCGTGCTCAAGCAAAGTGAACTGGTTGGGTTCGCCTACGGCTCTTGGGTGAATCTGATTAAGAGTCATACTGCCGAGCTGCATGAGCTGGTCGAGATTTTGGAGCAGCGCACGCGTAGCCTCGAGAAATTGACGGTGACCGACGTGCTGACGGGCTTGGGTAATCGCCGGATGTTGCATTTGCGTATGCTCGAAGAGATCGAGCGGATGCGGCGTTATGGAGGCGATGCATTTTCGCTGGTCATTCTCGACATTGACCGCTTTAAGCTCATTAACGATAAGCACGGCCACTTGATTGGTGATGAAATACTCAAAGTCATCGCCGGTATCATGGAGAGTTTGGTGCGGAAAACTGATACTGCAGTACGTTGGGGTGGTGAGGAGTTCGCTGTGCTGCTGGCAAATACTAAGTTAGTGGATGCTACGCTCTTTGCCAACAGGCTGCGGGAAATGGTTGAGCATCTCAGCTATCAGGATGATGTATCGGTTTCGATCAGCGCCGGTGTGGGTGAATATTCGGTCAATGAAGATGAGTCATCCTTTTTTCAGCGTGTCGATCGTGCGCTGTACCGTGCAAAGGCTCAAGGGCGAAACCTGGTTGAGGTGGATGCAGGTATGGAATCCTGA
- a CDS encoding sulfite exporter TauE/SafE family protein gives MIEFSLIAVFFVGLLGGVHCLGMCGSLVGIFTAQLPTGGNRWPFHLAYSSGRIASYTLAGALVGLLGQTGMLLRDQVPVQHLLFALSSLMLIALGLYLAGLSGAVRSIEKLGSGLWQRIQPYTKRLLPVTSVPRALALGALWGWLPCGLVYSVLITALASGDATQGASIMMAFGLGTLPNLLAIGLFWERLRHWVQSPSVRLAAGLIVAGLGAYGLAKVGYTFAVHGWSGSCHVAA, from the coding sequence ATGATTGAGTTCAGCCTCATTGCCGTTTTCTTCGTCGGCTTGCTAGGTGGCGTGCACTGTCTCGGCATGTGCGGCAGTCTGGTCGGCATCTTCACTGCGCAACTACCCACGGGTGGTAATCGCTGGCCATTCCATCTCGCCTACAGCAGTGGCCGCATCGCTAGTTACACCCTAGCTGGAGCATTGGTCGGCCTGCTCGGGCAAACAGGAATGCTCTTGCGCGATCAGGTACCGGTACAACATCTGCTGTTCGCCCTATCCAGTCTAATGCTGATCGCATTAGGGCTGTATCTGGCTGGACTATCGGGCGCAGTGCGCAGCATAGAAAAACTAGGCAGCGGCCTGTGGCAACGCATCCAGCCTTACACCAAACGGCTGCTGCCGGTAACCAGCGTGCCGCGAGCACTGGCGCTGGGCGCACTGTGGGGTTGGCTTCCGTGCGGACTGGTGTATAGCGTGCTCATCACTGCACTGGCTAGCGGCGACGCAACGCAAGGCGCGTCCATCATGATGGCGTTCGGGCTCGGCACACTGCCCAATCTGCTGGCCATCGGCCTATTCTGGGAGCGGCTACGGCACTGGGTGCAATCACCAAGCGTGCGCTTGGCGGCAGGACTGATTGTGGCGGGACTCGGTGCTTACGGCTTAGCGAAAGTCGGCTACACCTTTGCGGTGCACGGCTGGAGCGGGAGTTGCCATGTGGCGGCATAG
- a CDS encoding tRNA threonylcarbamoyladenosine dehydratase, with the protein MSATPPQFERTHILVGDSGITKLANKHVFVAGMGGVGSYCTEALARAGIGRLTLLDHDVIAVSNINRQLPALLSTVGQSKAELMRARIADINPDCQVTVLSVFLNTENVNELVPADADYVVDCIDSLACKEALVAESFKRGLKVASSMGAGNRLDPTYIKTADISKTEVCPLARQLRKRLLRHHNIRRGIITVFSNESPSDPLPPQPVDGSGRPRAVNGTISYMPPLFGYTLAGAVIQRLLEAD; encoded by the coding sequence ATGTCCGCCACCCCTCCCCAATTTGAACGGACTCACATTCTTGTCGGAGACTCCGGCATCACCAAGCTCGCCAATAAACATGTGTTCGTCGCCGGAATGGGCGGTGTCGGCTCCTACTGCACCGAGGCTCTGGCGCGTGCTGGCATTGGGCGACTGACCTTGCTCGACCACGATGTGATTGCCGTCAGCAATATCAATCGCCAACTGCCTGCGCTGCTTTCCACCGTCGGCCAGTCCAAGGCTGAGTTAATGCGCGCCCGTATTGCTGACATTAACCCGGACTGTCAGGTCACGGTGCTGAGTGTCTTTCTGAACACGGAGAACGTCAATGAACTGGTGCCCGCCGACGCGGATTACGTAGTGGACTGCATCGATTCGCTGGCCTGCAAAGAGGCGCTGGTGGCAGAAAGCTTCAAGCGCGGGCTCAAGGTCGCGTCCAGTATGGGGGCAGGTAACCGCCTCGATCCGACATACATCAAGACGGCTGACATCAGCAAGACCGAAGTCTGCCCGCTAGCACGCCAACTGCGCAAACGTCTGTTGCGCCATCACAATATCCGCCGGGGCATCATCACCGTGTTCTCCAATGAATCCCCCAGCGACCCGCTACCGCCGCAACCCGTCGATGGCAGCGGTCGCCCGCGCGCCGTGAACGGCACCATCAGTTACATGCCGCCATTGTTCGGCTACACCTTGGCGGGCGCAGTGATCCAACGACTGCTTGAAGCAGATTAA
- the bioB gene encoding biotin synthase BioB, producing the protein MNTLNPHFSQHGDTPESTHHWPVAEVEALFNLPFSDLLYHAQQVHRAHFDPNAVQLSTLLSIKTGGCSEDCGYCPQSAFHKSGVENQRMLDVAAVVKAAEAAKACGADRFCMGAAWREPTEADLDSVVDMIKAVRGLGMETCATLGMLTESQAQRLKGAGLDYYNHNLDTSPEFYGSIISTRDYQDRLDTLERVRSAGMNVCSGGIVGMGESLTERAGLIAQLANMQPYPESVPINHLVKVEGTALANQQDLDPLDFVRTIAVARITMPKARVRLSAGRQQMSDAVQTLCFLAGANSIFYGEQLLTTGNPDVERDRALLDKLGMYAYSEDH; encoded by the coding sequence ATGAACACACTCAACCCACATTTTTCCCAGCACGGCGACACCCCCGAAAGCACGCACCACTGGCCGGTCGCCGAAGTCGAGGCACTGTTTAATTTGCCTTTCAGCGACCTGCTCTATCACGCACAACAGGTACATCGCGCCCACTTCGATCCGAACGCGGTACAACTTTCCACCTTGCTGTCGATCAAGACCGGCGGCTGCTCCGAGGACTGCGGCTACTGCCCACAGTCCGCGTTCCACAAGAGCGGCGTGGAGAACCAGCGAATGTTGGACGTGGCGGCAGTGGTCAAGGCTGCCGAAGCCGCGAAAGCGTGCGGCGCTGACCGCTTCTGCATGGGCGCAGCTTGGCGTGAGCCGACCGAGGCCGACCTCGACAGCGTGGTCGATATGATCAAAGCCGTGCGCGGCTTGGGCATGGAGACCTGCGCCACACTGGGAATGCTGACCGAATCTCAGGCCCAGCGCTTGAAGGGTGCCGGGCTGGACTACTACAACCACAACCTCGATACCTCGCCCGAATTTTACGGCAGCATCATTAGCACCCGCGACTATCAAGATCGGCTCGACACCCTAGAGCGGGTGCGCAGCGCGGGGATGAACGTCTGTAGCGGGGGTATCGTCGGCATGGGCGAGAGTCTTACCGAGCGCGCCGGCCTGATCGCCCAACTGGCCAATATGCAGCCCTATCCCGAAAGCGTGCCGATCAACCATCTAGTCAAGGTGGAAGGCACGGCACTGGCCAACCAGCAAGACCTCGACCCGCTGGACTTCGTCCGCACCATCGCCGTCGCGCGCATCACCATGCCAAAAGCGCGTGTACGCTTGTCCGCCGGTCGTCAGCAAATGAGCGATGCCGTGCAGACACTGTGCTTCCTCGCCGGCGCGAATTCTATCTTCTACGGCGAGCAACTGCTCACTACTGGCAATCCTGATGTAGAGCGTGACCGCGCCCTGCTTGATAAGTTGGGTATGTACGCTTACTCGGAAGATCATTGA
- a CDS encoding response regulator transcription factor produces the protein MPNFSCELSKLARMGFYSFIEKPCTVGQLGAGVMSAFDYHEKLLSGAAHITERITCLSKREREVGSLVVRGLTNQEIAAELGISIKTVKAHRARVMEKTNSDSLVDLVRCFDSFSQLSIRGE, from the coding sequence GTGCCGAATTTTTCTTGTGAGTTGTCCAAGCTGGCAAGGATGGGCTTCTACAGCTTTATCGAGAAGCCTTGCACAGTTGGTCAGCTCGGTGCGGGTGTGATGTCCGCATTTGACTACCACGAGAAACTATTGAGTGGTGCTGCGCATATCACCGAGCGGATCACCTGCCTGAGTAAGCGCGAGCGTGAGGTTGGGTCGCTGGTGGTGAGGGGGCTGACCAATCAGGAGATCGCGGCGGAACTGGGCATCTCGATCAAAACGGTCAAAGCGCATCGCGCTAGAGTGATGGAGAAAACGAATTCTGACTCGTTGGTGGACTTGGTAAGGTGTTTTGATAGCTTTTCGCAATTAAGTATCAGGGGTGAGTAG
- the bioF gene encoding 8-amino-7-oxononanoate synthase has product MPFTPLNLELETRTEQGLLRRRRLLDSPQDVHLLADGKPYLSFCSNDYLGLASDPRLTAAMQRGAAEWGVGSGASHLVSGHFSPHHELEVALAKFVGKPEALLFSTGYLANLGVVQALVGRDDGVFADKLNHASLNDAMLLSRAEVQRYRHNDVEHLALLLEKSTSKRKLIITDTVFSMDGDLAPLPELLALCEQHDAWLLVDDAHGFGVVGDQGRGALSNFGLSSPRIIYMATLGKAAGISGAFVAAEPVVIDTLVNQARSYIYTTASSPALSVALLESLNIIRVEGWRRERLQELIQILRAGLTELPWKLMSSATPIQPLLVGGNQDAVELSDGLRARGILVPAIRPPTVPQGTARLRISLSAAHTEADVNQLIEALHELAC; this is encoded by the coding sequence ATGCCATTCACTCCACTAAACCTAGAGCTCGAAACCCGCACCGAACAAGGCCTGCTGCGCCGCCGCCGTCTGCTGGACTCGCCTCAGGACGTCCATCTTTTGGCGGACGGCAAGCCCTACCTCTCCTTTTGCAGTAACGATTACCTAGGCTTGGCCAGTGACCCGCGCCTGACTGCCGCCATGCAACGCGGGGCAGCGGAGTGGGGTGTCGGTTCGGGCGCTTCGCACTTGGTCAGCGGCCACTTCTCCCCGCACCACGAACTTGAAGTCGCCCTAGCGAAATTCGTTGGCAAGCCGGAAGCTCTGCTGTTCTCTACCGGCTACCTCGCCAACCTTGGCGTAGTGCAGGCGTTGGTCGGACGCGACGATGGCGTGTTTGCCGACAAACTCAACCACGCTTCGCTCAACGACGCCATGCTGCTATCGCGCGCCGAGGTGCAGCGCTACCGCCACAACGATGTCGAACACCTAGCGCTGTTGCTGGAGAAGAGCACAAGCAAGCGCAAACTAATCATCACGGATACCGTGTTCAGCATGGACGGTGACCTTGCCCCGTTGCCAGAATTATTGGCGCTGTGTGAGCAGCACGACGCTTGGCTACTGGTCGATGATGCTCACGGTTTCGGCGTAGTGGGCGATCAGGGGCGTGGTGCGCTCTCAAACTTTGGGCTGAGCTCCCCACGCATCATTTACATGGCCACGCTGGGCAAAGCGGCGGGTATCTCCGGCGCGTTCGTCGCCGCTGAACCGGTCGTTATCGACACATTGGTGAACCAAGCGCGCAGCTACATCTACACCACCGCCAGCTCACCCGCTCTCTCGGTGGCTTTGCTTGAAAGTCTCAATATCATTCGAGTAGAAGGCTGGCGACGTGAGCGCTTGCAAGAGCTGATCCAAATACTGCGTGCAGGATTAACCGAGCTTCCGTGGAAATTGATGTCATCCGCCACACCGATCCAGCCTTTGTTGGTAGGTGGCAATCAGGATGCCGTAGAATTGAGTGATGGACTGCGCGCGCGCGGCATTCTAGTTCCGGCGATCCGCCCGCCCACCGTCCCGCAAGGTACGGCACGGCTACGCATCTCACTTTCGGCCGCGCATACCGAAGCCGATGTGAACCAACTGATCGAGGCATTACATGAGCTTGCATGTTGA
- a CDS encoding ComF family protein, whose translation MSILSAALLNIRLEMERILPDHPCLLCGAPSRQRAWCDACDVALPYLSPAHCPQCALPTHDSAVCGHCLQRPPQFERTVAAFAYSFPVDKLVQALKFNEQLTLARSLAESMLPLIKAHPSCIIPMPLHPARLRERGFNQSLELSRYLARHLDIPLLPTVTQRVRDTSPQSGLPWKERKKNLKQAFACGSEVAGLHVAIVDDVMTTGASLNELAKTLKAAGACEVSAWVVARTLPHSR comes from the coding sequence TTGTCAATTTTGAGCGCAGCATTGCTGAACATTCGCCTTGAAATGGAGCGGATTTTGCCAGATCATCCCTGTTTGCTGTGTGGAGCCCCCAGCCGCCAACGCGCTTGGTGCGATGCTTGCGATGTGGCCTTGCCCTATCTATCTCCCGCCCATTGCCCGCAATGTGCGTTGCCTACCCACGACAGCGCGGTGTGTGGTCATTGTTTGCAGCGCCCGCCACAATTTGAGCGTACTGTTGCTGCGTTCGCTTACAGCTTTCCCGTGGACAAGTTGGTGCAAGCGCTCAAGTTCAACGAGCAATTGACCTTGGCGCGCAGCCTAGCCGAGTCGATGCTGCCGCTTATCAAGGCACATCCGAGCTGCATTATTCCTATGCCCTTACATCCAGCGCGGCTGCGGGAGCGCGGCTTCAATCAGTCATTAGAGCTGTCGCGGTATCTCGCCCGCCACTTGGATATTCCGCTATTGCCAACCGTCACCCAGCGCGTACGCGACACTTCGCCGCAATCTGGCTTGCCGTGGAAAGAGCGCAAGAAGAACCTCAAACAGGCATTTGCCTGCGGCAGCGAAGTGGCGGGCCTACATGTCGCCATCGTGGACGATGTGATGACCACCGGCGCGTCGCTCAATGAGTTGGCAAAGACACTAAAAGCGGCGGGGGCGTGCGAGGTGAGCGCGTGGGTGGTGGCGCGGACCTTGCCGCATTCGAGGTAG
- the bioC gene encoding malonyl-ACP O-methyltransferase BioC, whose protein sequence is MNEFEIDKLAVRRAFSRAATQYDAAAVLQREVCGQMLERLDLVKLQPARVLDAGCGTGWGTRQLSLRYPSAQVVALDIAYGMLQAARGDTGWWKKLFGGAKQNHLCADIEALPLAANSVELVWSNLAVQWVNDLPGALAELHRTLKVDGLLMFSTFGPDTLKELRAAFAHVDSHNHVSRFIDMHDIGDMLVGAGFAEPVMDMEMLTLTYEDMRAVMQDLKSIGAHNATAGRSNGLMGKAAWQQVMANYERFRRDGKLPATFEIVYGHAWKVPAKKSADGRAIIQTPFKL, encoded by the coding sequence ATGAACGAATTTGAAATCGACAAATTGGCCGTCCGCCGTGCCTTCAGCCGCGCAGCCACCCAGTATGACGCAGCCGCTGTGTTGCAACGCGAAGTATGCGGCCAGATGCTGGAGCGGCTGGATCTGGTGAAACTACAACCGGCCCGCGTGCTGGATGCTGGCTGCGGAACCGGCTGGGGCACGCGGCAGTTGTCGCTGCGCTATCCGTCCGCACAGGTCGTCGCACTCGACATCGCCTACGGCATGTTGCAGGCTGCACGTGGCGACACGGGCTGGTGGAAGAAACTGTTCGGCGGCGCGAAACAGAACCATCTTTGCGCGGACATCGAAGCGCTGCCGCTGGCGGCCAACAGTGTGGAGTTGGTCTGGTCTAACCTTGCCGTACAGTGGGTCAACGACCTACCGGGCGCGCTCGCTGAGTTGCACCGCACTCTCAAGGTCGATGGACTGCTGATGTTCTCCACCTTCGGCCCGGACACGCTGAAAGAGCTTCGCGCTGCCTTCGCCCATGTGGACAGCCACAACCACGTCAGCCGCTTCATCGACATGCACGACATCGGCGACATGCTGGTCGGCGCAGGTTTCGCCGAGCCAGTGATGGACATGGAAATGCTGACGCTGACCTACGAGGATATGCGCGCAGTGATGCAAGACCTGAAGAGCATAGGCGCACACAATGCCACCGCTGGGCGCAGCAACGGCCTCATGGGAAAAGCGGCTTGGCAACAAGTGATGGCTAACTACGAGCGCTTCCGTCGCGACGGAAAGCTCCCCGCCACCTTCGAGATCGTCTATGGCCACGCTTGGAAGGTTCCCGCAAAAAAATCGGCTGACGGGCGTGCGATCATCCAGACCCCGTTCAAGTTATGA
- the purU gene encoding formyltetrahydrofolate deformylase: protein MSRHYTLTISCPDRAGIIAAVSGFIAQHGGFIVEASYHTEHEEQRFFMRQEVRADSLPFDADEFCRRFAPLAAEFGMEWQLSDSAIKKRLVVLVSKQDHCLDDLLYRWRSGELQVDIPCVISNHEDLRSFVEWHGIPFIHVDMSDKSAAFERIAALFEEHRGDTMVLARFMQILPPSLCQRFPRRIINIHHSFLPSFVGAKPYHQAHQRGVKLIGATCHFVTDELDAGPIIEQDTVRIDHGDTVDDLVRYGRDIEKTVLSRGLRYHIEDRVLVCGNKTIVFK from the coding sequence ATGTCGCGGCACTACACCCTGACCATCTCCTGCCCTGACCGCGCAGGCATCATTGCTGCCGTTTCCGGCTTTATCGCACAGCATGGTGGCTTCATCGTTGAAGCGAGTTATCACACCGAGCACGAGGAGCAGCGCTTCTTCATGCGTCAAGAGGTCCGGGCGGACTCGTTGCCGTTCGATGCGGACGAGTTTTGTCGTCGCTTTGCGCCACTCGCCGCCGAATTTGGCATGGAATGGCAGCTTTCAGATTCCGCCATCAAGAAGCGGCTGGTAGTGCTGGTCAGCAAGCAGGATCATTGTCTGGACGACTTGCTGTACCGTTGGCGTAGCGGCGAGTTGCAGGTGGATATTCCCTGCGTCATCTCTAATCACGAGGATTTGCGCAGCTTTGTCGAATGGCACGGTATCCCGTTCATTCATGTGGACATGAGCGATAAGTCCGCCGCGTTCGAGCGTATTGCGGCGCTGTTCGAGGAGCATCGCGGCGATACGATGGTGCTGGCGCGCTTCATGCAAATTTTGCCGCCGTCGCTGTGTCAGCGCTTTCCTCGGCGCATCATCAACATCCACCACAGTTTTCTACCATCCTTTGTGGGTGCCAAGCCTTACCATCAAGCGCACCAACGCGGCGTTAAACTCATCGGTGCGACCTGCCATTTCGTTACGGATGAGTTAGATGCGGGGCCGATCATTGAGCAAGATACCGTGCGCATCGACCACGGTGATACGGTGGACGATCTGGTGCGCTACGGTCGCGATATCGAGAAAACGGTGCTGTCGCGTGGCCTGCGTTACCACATCGAGGATAGGGTACTGGTCTGCGGTAACAAGACCATTGTGTTCAAATAA
- the trmL gene encoding tRNA (uridine(34)/cytosine(34)/5-carboxymethylaminomethyluridine(34)-2'-O)-methyltransferase TrmL, which produces MFHVILFQPEIPPNTGNVIRLCANTGAQLHLIRPLGFALDDKQLKRAGLDYHEYATLKVHDDLAACLRTLPDARVFAFTTKGSQPYHSVSFQPSDAFLFGPESRGLPEEVRASLPPEQRLRLPMLPDNRSLNLSNTVAIAVYEAWRQCEFANAV; this is translated from the coding sequence ATGTTCCACGTCATTCTGTTCCAGCCTGAGATTCCGCCCAACACCGGTAATGTCATTCGTTTGTGCGCCAACACCGGCGCGCAATTGCACCTAATTCGCCCGTTGGGTTTTGCACTGGACGATAAGCAGCTCAAACGCGCCGGTCTGGATTACCACGAGTACGCCACGCTGAAAGTCCACGACGATCTTGCTGCCTGCCTGCGAACCCTGCCGGATGCGCGCGTGTTCGCCTTCACCACCAAGGGCTCACAGCCCTACCACTCCGTGAGCTTTCAACCCAGCGACGCTTTCCTGTTCGGTCCAGAAAGCCGTGGCCTGCCGGAAGAGGTGCGCGCTTCACTCCCGCCCGAACAGCGCTTGCGCTTGCCCATGCTGCCGGATAACCGCAGCCTCAACCTCTCCAACACCGTTGCTATTGCAGTTTATGAAGCTTGGCGGCAGTGTGAATTTGCGAATGCAGTTTAA